The nucleotide sequence ATATGAGAATTTTTATAAATGGGTGGCAGAGGTGGCCGCAAAACTCGACCCTTCCCAATGGGCGGTTGTCGTAAAGAAACACCCTGCGGAGCTGAACCGCCCGAAGATTCCGGGCGTGGTGTTCGCGCCCGATGACGCCCACGTGCACGACCTAATTGATCTGTCTCATTCAGTCATGCTGCTGAACTCTGGGGTTGGCCTCCTCTCGCTCGCTTTCGGGAAACCCGTTGTCGCATGCGGTGAGGCGTTCTACGCGTCCGACGGACTGGCATCCACCGCTCAATCCATTGATGAGGCTGCAGCAAAGATCAAAGCTGGCCTGCCATACGACCAAGAGACAGTCTACAGGTTCGTTCACTACCTCACGACGAAGTTTTACTCGTTTGGCCAGACCGATTATGTCGAACGAGACCTCGGCGACCGACGTTTCTTGGCTGCCGCACGGATCAAGTATCAGAACATCAGAATGCTAACGGACGAGCACGTGTTTTTCGGATCTCCGCCCGCCGCAGCCTCGCTTGACAGCCCTCTTCCTTTGGCGGCAAGGACGCACTGGAGCGCGCCCGTCAAAAGGCGGATGCCGGTCCAATAATCCTTCAACAATCCAAGATGCCGGCGCAGTTGCCGGCGCGTCTTTCGCCGCTGCAGCGCCAGAACGTTCCGATCGTGAGGCCATTTATTCGTCTTCTCGGAAACGCAAAGGACGTCGAGAAATACAACCGAGATCCAGCCATGTACTTCCGGAGGCTAAAGAGCCCCGGTTACAAATGGGTTGGCGGGATGCTTTTTTCACCACGCGCTCAAAGTCGTGAGGCCGCCGAATGACAGAGATGAAGAACAGCGGCTTCCTCGACTTCATCAAGTTGAGCGCTTCTTGTCGATTGCTCAGGTCACCCACCCGAGTGTTGCCCAAGCGCTGACGCGCGCCAGGCCTACGTATCGTCGCGATAGCGACTGCGCGCCCTCTCATCTGCTAGGGGGTAAACCGAGCCGCGGCCGCAGCTTCGAAATAAGCAGTTCTTACTTGGGGATTGCACCTCCTCGACCAGGCTCCAGAAAACTCCATCGGACTAGAACGGTAGGTAACGCCCGCGCCGATCAGCAAAACGTTTTGGGTGAGCTCGCGATATCTCGTCTCCAGTGAAGATCGCAATCAATGTTGATTGCGAGCTTCCGTAGCCACCTCGGGCGGTTTATTTTGAGGTGTTGCCGCCGTTTCGGCAGGCAAGACGGGATAGGCGACCTCCGGTACCTTTCCGGTCAGCGAGTTAAGGAAGGCAACGATCAGGTCGCCTTCTTCTTCCTTCAATTCTTTCAGTTTCAGGTAGGTCCGATATCGCAAGGCATCTCGTTCAGCCGTTGGTCATAAACTCCGGAAATTTCGAGCTCATCGTTTTGAAGCCATTCAACTATCCGAGCGATTGCATCGCTTAGTGCGCTGTCCTCAGCCGCTATACCGATGGCCCTTGTACATTCGGAAGAAAATTCTCCGAGCAGGATCGATTTGTTCAGCGGCATGAATCCTGACACAGAAATCGCCTTCGATTTGCGATGATGATGACTTGGAATGCGACCGGCGCAACGGCCCAGTCAGCCAAAATCCCACTGGTCGCTTCCGGCTGACGTCTTCGATGCGTTGATTTCCTTCAACCAGTAATGGCAGATAGCCTCATAGGTAACCGATTTGAAGGGGCGCTTGGTCGTCGACCGCCCGTCCGAAGCCGAAGCGATCCTCATCTACTATGAGTTTCGATCTCCTCCGACCTTGAACGGATGCGATCTGGGGCCATCACCCCCACGCCAACGCCGGCGGCTGGAACGGTTTCGCGCGAGACGCTTTACAAGTGGATGTCGGACGCCGGCCTATGGCTATCGCGCAAGCAGCGGCGCACGTCTTATCAGTTGCGGTTGCGCCGTGAGGCCTTTGGCGAGCTGCTTCAGAAGGCCGTCCATGGCCGGAGGTTGTTTGAACATGACAGTATAGCGACAGTCGATCTGTGCGGATCCGGACAGATTTGCGTTGCACGCCACCAGCGTTCGAAGGAAAAGCGCAGCTATTACAACCCGCTGTGCGAACCGTGGTCAGTTGGCACATTGATTGCTTGATATCTCTACAAGGCAGCAGCGGCTGTCGATCTTCGGACGGCGGCCTGGGAGGCCCGGCGCGTTGCCAGACTGGGCGCCCCACGTGGAGGATATCATGATCATCGAACATTCTGCGGAGGTCTGCGGCAAGACACCCTTTTACCGCCATCTCTATGTCCAGGTCCTGGCGGCGATCGCCGCGGGTATCCTGCTCGGACATTTCTATCCTGAGCTCGGCACTCAGCTGAAGCCGCTCGGCGACGCCTTCATCAAGCTCGTCAAGATGATCATCGCGCCGGTCATCTTCCTGACGGTCGCGACCGGCATTGCCGGCATGACCGATCTCGCCAAGGTCGGCCGCGTCGCCGGCAAGGCGATGATCTACTTCCTGACCTTCTCCAGCCTCGCGCTCGTCATCGGCCTCATCGTCGCCAATGTCGTCCAGCCGGGTGCGGGGATGCATATCGACCCGGCCTCACTCGATGCCAAGACAATCAGCACCTATGCGGAAAAGGCGCATGAGCAGTCGATCGCTGGCTTCCTGATGAACGTCATTCCGACGACGCTGATCGGCGCCTTTGCCGAGGGCGACATCCTGCAGGTGCTGTTCATCTCGGTGCTCTTCGGCATCTCGCTCGCCATCGTCGGCAAGAAGGCCGAGCCGGTTGTCGATTTCCTGCAGGCGCTGACGCTGCCGATCTTCCGGCTGGTGGCGATCCTGATGAAGGCTGCTCCGATCGGTGCCTTCGGCGCCATGGCCTTCACCATCGGCAAATACGGCGTCGCCTCGATCGCCAACCTCGCCATGCTGATCGGCACCTTCTATCTCACCTCGTTCCTGTTCATCTTCGTCGTACTCGGCGCCGTGGCGCGCTACAACGGCTTCTCGATCGTGGCGCTCATCCGCTACATCAAGGAGGAGCTGCTCCTCGTTCTCGGCACTTCGTCCTCGGAAGCCGCACTGCCGGGCCTCATGAACAAGATGGAGAAGGCTGGCTGCAAGCGTTCGGTCGTCGGCCTCGTCATTCCGACCGGCTATTCCTTCAACCTCGACGGCACCAACATCTATATGACGCTGGCGGCGCTCTTCATCGCCCAGGCGACCGACACGCCGCTTTCCTACGGGAATCAGATCCTGCTCTTGCTCGTCGCCATGCTGAGTTCAAAGGGTGCTGCCGGCATCACCGGCGCAGGCTTCATCACGCTCGCTGCGACGCTCTCCGTCGTTCCGTCCGTGCCGGTCGCCGGCATGGCGCTGATCCTCGGCATCGACCGCTTCATGTCCGAATGCCGCGCAATTACCAATATTGTCGGTAATGCGGTCGCGACGCTGGTCGTGGCGAAGTGGGAAGGCGAGCTCCACCAGGCGCAACTTTGCGCCGCGCTTGCAGGCGAAGCGCCGATTGAGACCAAAGCGACGTTCGCCCAGCCAGCCGAATAATGCCTCCCAGGGCAACTGCCGCACACCAGTGCGGATTGGCGCGGTCTGGTTTCCCAGATCGCGCTCTTTTTTTGTTTATCCACCAGCGAGGGCTTCTTGGCTGCCAAATGCCGTTCAAGCGCCTGCACCTGCCCGCTTTTCTAAGAAGACGCTCGTCGCCGCGACCACTGTCGATTTGTCGGGTCCGCGACACGATGCCGTTCGACCTGGTTCGTACTTCACTCTCATTTACACCGTTGATAACGCACCGATAGATCTTCCACGAGCGCCTCTTCGCGTAGCTGCCATGACTCTTGAAGCTTTCTCGATCGAGACCCGGCAGGACCTACCAACAGTGACCTACTGACCGCCCCGCCCTACGAGGAACCGTATGCTCACCGAAGGCCGGACTGCGATCCAATTTTGCCGGATTCCGCTCATCGATGTGGTCACGGCCATCGATCAAATTGCGGCGTCGTTCCCGAACAGGATCGCGATCAAGCATAACGCTGAAGAACTCACATAGGCGGGTTGCGAGTGCGGTCGGACAGCATTTGCGAGCACCCTGCGAGAGCGCGGCGCGGAGGGTACTGTCGTGGGCTATTGCGGCGAACGAAATCGCCAATTGGGAACGGCTCCGGAGGGAGAACTGATACTCGGATATGTTGGCTTATGCCTCAATATCCAAGCCGATGTTTTAGCGCTCTTGGAAAAGCTGAACCTCCGGGGACCAGCCCAACGTGAGATTCAGCTCCCGCACGGCCTTCCCTTACCGCGCCGCCAACCATAACGATCACCTCCGCCTCATGGAAATCGAAGGCTCTCAGGACCTGGTCTCAACTACTGGCCGGTGGTATGAGATCGGCAGGCTTAGATTCCTATCGTAAGCTGCTGCGTACTGGCCCCCGCGGTAACCCAGATTGCCAAATCGTTATTGCCAACGGTTCGTGTCTTCATAAGCTAGGACCGGTCCCAGGTGACCTGGAGAGAGCCCGAATAATGCAAACTGTAATACGACAGCGATGAGCCATGCGTACACTTCTGCCCGGCTACACCAGTGAGGCTGGATTTTAGATGGAAGCAGTAAGTATAGCTAACTTAGCTAATCGAGGTTTCCATGCAGGTTACAATTCATAACGCCAAGACGAACCTGTCCACACTTATTGAGGCGGCGAAGGCTGGCGAAGAAGTTGTCATCGTCAACGGTAAGGCTCCTGTTGCCCGGATCGTTGCCATCGCGCAAAACAGGTTCACCATCGGGCTACTGAAAGGCAAGGTCACAGGAGATGGACCAGATTTCTTCGAGCCTATGAGTGAGGATGAATTGGCGCTTTGGGAAGGCGCAGCGTGACGGCTGTATTGCTCGACATGGACGCTGACCGGCGATTCGCGTTTATCTGCCAAAGCAACCGCCTATTACGGACGCCGACAGCGTTTTCGTCAGTCCGATCAGCTTCTTCGAGATCGGGCAGAAGGTTCGTATCGGCAAGTGGCGGAGATGGAGCCATTCGTCAACCATTTGCCGAGCTTGCTGGTAGAACAAGGCGGCAGAGTAGCCGCACTGGGCGCCGGAGATTTGTTTGAAAGGGCCGACTCTTGCGTGGGGGCATCGCGACCCGTTCGACCGTCTGTTGGCAGCGAGTGCGTTGGATTTTGGGACGCCGTTAATTTCAGCGGACGAGGTGTTTGACAAGCTCCGCGCCGTCAAACGTTTGTGGTGGACTTCAATCCCAGTTGGGGTCAGCGCTGGGCAGTCGAGGTCCATTTGTTATGATCCGCCGATACCTTCCGTAGCCAGCTCGAGCATTTATTTCCCTAATATCTGCGACACAGGTCGAGGTGTTGCCGTCGTTTCGGCAGGCAAGACGGGATAGGCGACATCCGGTACCTTTCCAGTCAGCGAGTTAAGGAAGGCAACGATCAGCTCGACTTCTTCTTCCTTCAATTCTTCGCCGAGCTGGACGGTCCCCATGATGGCGATGGCCTTTTTCAGATCCCAAACCTTGCCCGAATGAAAATATGGCGCGGTGAGTGCTACGTTGCGCAGCGGCGCCGCGCGGAAAACAAAGAAATCGTCGAATGTATTGGTGACCGCAAAGCGGCCCTTGTCTTTTTCCGGCAGAACGTCGGTGCTGGGCCTTTTAACAAGACCGAAGGGGTAATAGCCCTCCCCGCCAACGTTGATGCCGGAATGACAGGACGAGCAGCCTTTGTCCATGAAAAGCGTCAGGCCCTGTTTCTGTTCGGAAGTCATGGCGGCGTCATCACCGTTGAGGAACGCATCGAAGGGGGCTGGCGTGACCAATGTCGCCTCAAAGGCTTCGATTGCCTTGGCGAAGTTGTCGAAGGTGACCGGATCGGCTTCACCCGCGAAAGCCGCACTGAACCATTCGACATATTGCGGCATCGATCTGAGCGTGGCAATGACTTGACCCGGTGTATTGGCCATTTCGACACCGGCTTGGACCGGTCCCTTGGCCTGAGCCTTCAGGTCTTCGGCGCGACCGTCCCAGAACTGCGCGATGTTGAAGACAGCGTTCAGTACCGTCGGCGCGTTGCGCGGTCCCTTCTGCCAACCATGGCCGATCGAGGTTTCAAGATTGTCGTCGCCCCCGGTGGCCAGGTTGTGGCATGAGTTGCACGAAAAAACGCCTGACGCCGAGACGCGTGGATCGAAGAACAGTGCCTTGCCGAGGACGATCTTCTCCGATGTGATCGGGTTGTTGGCGAGTGCCCGCGTGGTGGATGGCAAAGCCTTGAAGGTAGCCAGTGCCGTTTCTCTGAGGTCTGCGGGGAACGGATCCGCAGCAAAAGCGGTGGTTGCCATCAAGGCGGCAGCCATCGTTGTGAACAGGAGTTTGACGGGCCGAATACCGCGCACATCGAGATCTTCAATCACAAGGATGTGCTCAAGTCCTCGGGCCCCACCAGCCGCCCAAGCCGATGGAGAAGTCGGCCCGCCCACTTCCCTGCGGGCCGTCATTCTTTCCTTTCCTTGAGCGGCGGTCCGAAGTCGTCTCGCGGCCGACCGGACGTCCTCCACGGCTAACCGCGGTAAAGAGCTCCTGTGCAGCTCGGCCCGACTATTCCTGTACGGCCTCTTAACTCTTCCGCATCTGAAACGTCCTACAGTAGAAGGATCGGATGCAGGCCCCAGCGGAAAGCACTTTTCCGACATTTCGACATTCTCCGCAGAATTATCGTCCCTCTATTGCGCATCTGCAAATGGCTCCACGCAATATGCGTGCCAAAGGCAAAACTCTTTTGATACAGCGTAACCGATCGAACCCGCTGTCTTGCATGTCCAACGTTGTCGTATCTCGGACAATGCTAGCTACGCCGTCGACTCATAAGCTGTGACACCAGATTTTCGTGGCGACGAGCTTTACGGCTGCGAGATAGTTTTCAGGGCGCTTGTCGTTTCGGGGTGCGACACCCCGGAACTGCTTGATCCTGTTGAAGAACCGTTCCACGAGGTTACGCTGCCGATAGACCCAGCGCGAGAAGATGAACGACCCCTTCCTGTTGCTCTTCGGCGGGATGTTGGCCCAAGCCTTGCGCTCGGCCGCCTTGGCCCGGATCGCGTTGCTGTCGTAGCCCTAGTCGGCCAGCAGGATGTCTCCTTCGCCGAGCTCGTCCATCAACGCGCCGGCCTCGGTGCAGTCGGCGACTTGCCCGCCGCTCAGACGGAGGCTGACGGGGCGACCTTCGGCGTCGCCGAGCGCGTGGATTTTGCTCGTAAGCCCGCCGGGGGACGTCCCATGCCGCCATCGTCTCCATCCCCTCATTTTCCCGTGGCCGCGTGCTGGTGAACGCGGACACAGGTCGAGTCGATCATGACGATATCGCCATCGTAAGCCTCGGAAACCGCTTCAAGAAGTCGGTCCCAGACACCGGCCTTCCGCCAGTGGACGAAGCGTTGTAGCAGGTGGTCGGCGGACCGTAGCGCTCCGGGATTTCCGCCCAGGGTGAGCCCGTCCAGAACCGCCAGAGGATGCATTCAACACCCGCCGATCATCTGCTGCCCCGCACATTCAGCGCGAGAGCAGGCCTTTGTCGGGCACTTGCTGCGCCGTTTGTCGGCATTGAGACTCAATGCCAGAAACCTGACACTACGCGCCGCTGCGAAGTGTCTGCTGAGCCTGCGAATTCACTTCGGCACGCGATTTGCTCTGTTCACGGCATCGTCACCAATCGCAGTGCGATGGTCTTCCGGACGGACACGGCGCGCGTCGCTGTTCGCGTCTGGTCCGTTCCGACCGTTTGCTGTGGAAATGACTTGGCGCTCGGTTGTGGACCGAGAAAATGCAAGGAAGTGTTGGATGCGATCTAGAGTTCTTCTTTTGGGAGCCACAATTATTGCGCTTGTCGCGAGCGGTGCAACCAAAGCGGCAGACCTTGAGCCAGGAGTGAAACTGCCACCGGCGGTGTGGGACTGGTCCGGAGGCTATATTGGCGGACACGTCAGTGGCGGGTACGGTCGAATCTCCTTCACCGATCCCTACGGTCAGTCGATCTATGGCGATGCCGACAGGTTCGATGTCACCCCGCTGCACAACCCGCACCTGTCGTTCGGCCAGGGGCCGCATTTCTGTCTGGGCGCTGGCGCGCCTCGAATTGCGATCCGCATTCCCGGCGCCGTTCGTGCGGCTGGAGGATCTGGCCCTGACCATCGCAGCGGAGGACGTCGTCTACATGCCGTCTTACGTCATTCGCTGCCCACAGCGCCTGCCGGTCACCTTCCGCCCTTCCATCGCTTAGAGAGTGAAGTGTCACCATGTCCGAACAACCCTTGCCGACCCTGCCGATGTGGCGCGTCGATCACATCGAGCCCTCCCCCGAGATGTTGGCGCTACTCGCCAACGGTCCGATCCACCGCGTGCGCTTCCCGTCCGGGCACGAAGGCTGGTGGGTGACAGGCTACGACGAGGCCAAGGCGGTGCTGTCCGACGCGGCGTTCCGGCCCGCGGGAATGCCGCCGGCGGCATTCACCCCGGATTCGGTGATTCTCGGTTCGCCGGGGTGGCTGGTCTCGCACGAGGGGGAGGAGCATGCCCGGTTACGCACGATCGTGGCGCCGGCCTTCAGCAACCGCAGGGTGGAACTGCTCGCGCAGCAGGTCGAGGCGATCGCCGCGCAGTTGTTCGAGACGCTGGCGGCCCAGCCTCAGCCCGCCGACCTGCGGCGCCACCTCTCCTTTCCGCTTCCGGCCATGGTCATCAGCGCGCTGATGGGCGTGCTCTACGAGGATCACGCCTTTTTCGCCGGGCTGTCCGACGAGGTGATGACGCACCAGCATGAAAGCGGCCCGCGCAGTGCGTCGCGCCTGGCCTGGGAAGAACTGCGCGCCTACATCCGCGGCAAGATGCGGGACAAGCGCCAGGATCCGGGCGCCAACCTGCTGACGGATCTGCTCGCGGCGGTCGACCAGGGCGAAGCGACCGAGGAAGAGGCGATCGGCCTCGCGGCGGGCATGCTGGTGGCGGGGCACGAGAGCACCGTCGCGCAGATCGAATTCGGCCTGCTGGCCATGTTCCGCCATCCGCAACAGCGCGAACGCCTGGTCGGCGATCCATCCCTGGTGGACAAGGCGGTGGAGGAAATCCTGCGCATGTACCCGCCGGGCGCGGGCTGGGACGGCATCATGCGCTATCCGAGGACCGACGTGACCATCGCGGGCGTGCATATTCCCGCGGAGAGCAAGGTGCTTGTCGGCCTGCCGGCGACGTCGTTCGATCCGCGCCATTTCGACGACCCGGAAATCTTCGACATCGGACGCGACGGAAAGCCGCACCTGGCGTTCTCCTACGGGCCGCACAACTGCATCGGCGTGGCGCTGGCTAGGCTGGAACTCAAGGCGGTGTTCGGTTCGATCTTCCAGCGCTTTCCCGGGCTGCGCCTCGCAGTGGCGCCCGAAGAACTGAAGTTGCGCAAGGAGATCATCACTGGCGGCTTCGAAGAGATGCCGGTGCTCTGGTGATGCGTGGACGCCCGGGGGGGTCGGGATCTTGTCCGCAATTTGGCCGGCGGCCTCGCTCGCGCCGGTCAGATCAGCCAACCAAACAGGTAACCAAGATGGACGTGAAAGAAACAACGGCAGTATGCCGGGACGCCTTCGCCGAACTGGCGTCGCCAGCGTGCATCCACGACCCGTATCCGTTCATGCGGTGGTTGCGCGAGCACGATCCGGTGCATCGCGCGACGTCGGGCCTCTTTCTGTTGAGCCGCCACGCCGACATCTACTGGGCGTTCACGGCCACGGGCGATGCGTTTCGGGGACCAGCGCCGGGCGAATTGGCGCGCTATTTCCCGCGTGCGGCGACCAGCTTGTCGCTCAGTTTGCTGGCATCCACTTTAGCGATGAAGGAACCTCCAACGCATACGCGTCTGCGCCGGCTGATCTCCCGTGATTTCACCATGCGCGAGATCGACAACCTGCGGCCGAGCATCGCGCGCATCGTCGCAGCGCGCCTGGACGGCATCGCGCCCGCGCTGGAGCGCGGGGAGGCGGTGGACCTGCATCGCGAATTCGCGCTTGCCTTGCCAATGCTGGTCTTTGCCGAACTGTTCGGCATGCCCCAGGAGGACATGTTCGGGCTCGCCGCCATCATCGGCGCCATCCTGGAAGGCCTGAGCCCTCACGCCAGCGATTCCCAGCTCGCCGCGGCTGACGCAGCCAGCGCCAAAGTTAAGGCCTACTTCGGCGACCTCATACAGCGCAAGCGCACCGATCCCCGCCAGGACATCGTGTCGATGCTCGTCGGCGCACACGGCGACGACGCCGACATGCTGTCGGATGCGGAGTTGATCAGCATGCTATGGGGCATGCTGCTGGGCGGCTTCACTACCACTGCTGCGACCATCGACCATGCCGTCCTGGCGATGCTGGCGTATCCCGAACAGCGGCACTGGCTGCAGGGGGACGCCATGGGAATCGAGGCATTCGTCGAAGAAGTCCTGCGCTGCGACGCGCCCGCCATGTTCAGCTCCATTCCGCGGATCGCGCAGCGCGACATCGAACTGTGCGGCGTGGTGATCCCGAAGGATGCGGACGTGCGCGTGCTGATCGCGGCCGGCAATCGCGACCCGGACGCCTTCGCCGATCCCGACCGCTTCGATCCCGCACGGTTCTACGGCACCAGTCCTGGCATGTCGACCGACGGGAAGATCATGCTGAGCTTCGGCCACGGCATCCACTTCTGTCTCGGCGCGCAACTGGCCCGGGTGCAGCTGGCTGAGAGCCTGCCGCGGATCGAGGCGCGCTTCCCCACGCTCGTACTGGCCGAGAAGCCGACCCGGGAGCCATCCGCGTTCCTTAGGACGTTCCGCGCCCTGCCCGTGCGGCTCAATGCGCTTGGAGAGGCCTGAGATGCGCGTCGTGATAGACCAGGATTTATGCGGAACCACCTGGCAGTGCGTGCTGACCCTGCCCGGCACCTTTCGCCAGCGCGAACCGGACGGCGTGGCCGAAGTATGCCTGGCGACGGTCCCCGAGGCGCTGCACGCCGCCGTGCGGCTCGCGGCCAGTCAGTGCCCGGTTGCCGCCATTCGGGTCATCGAAAGCGACGCTGGCTATGGCGAGCCAGCCATTGTCGACCCAGCGCCCTCTCCGGCAGAGGTCGGGCGGCATGCCGCGAAAGACCACCATAATCCGGGAGGACACGATGGGACGGTTTGAGGGAAAGGTGGCCGTGGTGACCGGCGCTGGCGCCGGCATCGGCAAGGCATGCGCCCTCGCCATCGCGCGCGAGGGCGGCAGAGTGGCGGTGGCCGACATCGACGCCTCAGCGGCCACCGCCTGCACGGCGCAGATCGCGGCCGAAGCTGGCCACGCGCTGACCCTGGCCATGGACATCGCCGATGCGCAGGCGGTGGCAGCGCTGTTCGAGACGGCGGAGCGGCACTTCGGCGGGGTCGACCTGCTGGTGAACAACGCGAGCGCCATGCATCTAACCCCGCGCGACCGCGCAATCCTCGACCTGGACCTGGCGGTTTGGGATGAGACGATGGCGACTAATCTGCGCGGCACGCTGCTCTGTTGCCGGCAGGCTATCCCGCGAATGATCGCCCGTGGCGGTGGCGCGATCGTCAACATGTCGTCGTGCCAGGGGCTCAGCGGTGACACCGCTCTGACCTCCTACGCCGCGTCGAAGGCGGCGATGAACATGCTGTCGGCCTCGCTCGCCACCCAGTACGGTCACGCGCAGATCCGCTGCAACGCGGTTGCGCCGGGTCTTATCATGACCGAACGTCTCCTCGCCAAGCTGGACGAGTGCATGCAACGGCATCTGCGCCGGCACCAGCTCCTGGCGCACGTCGGCCGCCCCGAGGACGTGGCCGCGCTGGTGGCTTTCCTGCTCTCCGACGATGCTGCGTTCATCACCGGCCAAGTCGTGTGCATCGACGGCGGCATGCTGACGCATGTGCCGACATACGCCGATGGTGGCAACAGCCGCGCCGCGCGGCCGGCCAGTGACACCGCCGACGCGGCCTCGGCGCCAGGGAGGTAATGGACATGCTGCTCAACCCGCTGAACCGTCGGCACCGGCTGCGGCACGACATCCCGGTCATGCCCGGCGCCTTCCCCATGGTCGGGCATCTTCCCGCCATCGTTACTGACATGCCGCGCCTGCTGCGGCGCGCGGAACGGACGCTGGGCAGCCACTTCTGGCTGGACTTCGGCCCTGCCGGACAACTGATGACATGCCTGGATCCGGATGCGCTCGCGTTGCTCCGGCACAAGGACGTGTCCTC is from Rhizobium gallicum bv. gallicum R602sp and encodes:
- a CDS encoding capsular polysaccharide export protein, LipB/KpsS family; this translates as MAACVWHRDRRVLFVPLQRPTDTVTRYFGAEVGPYENFYKWVAEVAAKLDPSQWAVVVKKHPAELNRPKIPGVVFAPDDAHVHDLIDLSHSVMLLNSGVGLLSLAFGKPVVACGEAFYASDGLASTAQSIDEAAAKIKAGLPYDQETVYRFVHYLTTKFYSFGQTDYVERDLGDRRFLAAARIKYQNIRMLTDEHVFFGSPPAAASLDSPLPLAARTHWSAPVKRRMPVQ
- a CDS encoding dicarboxylate/amino acid:cation symporter; amino-acid sequence: MIIEHSAEVCGKTPFYRHLYVQVLAAIAAGILLGHFYPELGTQLKPLGDAFIKLVKMIIAPVIFLTVATGIAGMTDLAKVGRVAGKAMIYFLTFSSLALVIGLIVANVVQPGAGMHIDPASLDAKTISTYAEKAHEQSIAGFLMNVIPTTLIGAFAEGDILQVLFISVLFGISLAIVGKKAEPVVDFLQALTLPIFRLVAILMKAAPIGAFGAMAFTIGKYGVASIANLAMLIGTFYLTSFLFIFVVLGAVARYNGFSIVALIRYIKEELLLVLGTSSSEAALPGLMNKMEKAGCKRSVVGLVIPTGYSFNLDGTNIYMTLAALFIAQATDTPLSYGNQILLLLVAMLSSKGAAGITGAGFITLAATLSVVPSVPVAGMALILGIDRFMSECRAITNIVGNAVATLVVAKWEGELHQAQLCAALAGEAPIETKATFAQPAE
- a CDS encoding type II toxin-antitoxin system Phd/YefM family antitoxin; amino-acid sequence: MQVTIHNAKTNLSTLIEAAKAGEEVVIVNGKAPVARIVAIAQNRFTIGLLKGKVTGDGPDFFEPMSEDELALWEGAA
- a CDS encoding cytochrome-c peroxidase; its protein translation is MAAALMATTAFAADPFPADLRETALATFKALPSTTRALANNPITSEKIVLGKALFFDPRVSASGVFSCNSCHNLATGGDDNLETSIGHGWQKGPRNAPTVLNAVFNIAQFWDGRAEDLKAQAKGPVQAGVEMANTPGQVIATLRSMPQYVEWFSAAFAGEADPVTFDNFAKAIEAFEATLVTPAPFDAFLNGDDAAMTSEQKQGLTLFMDKGCSSCHSGINVGGEGYYPFGLVKRPSTDVLPEKDKGRFAVTNTFDDFFVFRAAPLRNVALTAPYFHSGKVWDLKKAIAIMGTVQLGEELKEEEVELIVAFLNSLTGKVPDVAYPVLPAETTATPRPVSQILGK
- a CDS encoding cytochrome P450, encoding MSEQPLPTLPMWRVDHIEPSPEMLALLANGPIHRVRFPSGHEGWWVTGYDEAKAVLSDAAFRPAGMPPAAFTPDSVILGSPGWLVSHEGEEHARLRTIVAPAFSNRRVELLAQQVEAIAAQLFETLAAQPQPADLRRHLSFPLPAMVISALMGVLYEDHAFFAGLSDEVMTHQHESGPRSASRLAWEELRAYIRGKMRDKRQDPGANLLTDLLAAVDQGEATEEEAIGLAAGMLVAGHESTVAQIEFGLLAMFRHPQQRERLVGDPSLVDKAVEEILRMYPPGAGWDGIMRYPRTDVTIAGVHIPAESKVLVGLPATSFDPRHFDDPEIFDIGRDGKPHLAFSYGPHNCIGVALARLELKAVFGSIFQRFPGLRLAVAPEELKLRKEIITGGFEEMPVLW
- a CDS encoding cytochrome P450; this translates as MDVKETTAVCRDAFAELASPACIHDPYPFMRWLREHDPVHRATSGLFLLSRHADIYWAFTATGDAFRGPAPGELARYFPRAATSLSLSLLASTLAMKEPPTHTRLRRLISRDFTMREIDNLRPSIARIVAARLDGIAPALERGEAVDLHREFALALPMLVFAELFGMPQEDMFGLAAIIGAILEGLSPHASDSQLAAADAASAKVKAYFGDLIQRKRTDPRQDIVSMLVGAHGDDADMLSDAELISMLWGMLLGGFTTTAATIDHAVLAMLAYPEQRHWLQGDAMGIEAFVEEVLRCDAPAMFSSIPRIAQRDIELCGVVIPKDADVRVLIAAGNRDPDAFADPDRFDPARFYGTSPGMSTDGKIMLSFGHGIHFCLGAQLARVQLAESLPRIEARFPTLVLAEKPTREPSAFLRTFRALPVRLNALGEA
- a CDS encoding ferredoxin, with translation MRVVIDQDLCGTTWQCVLTLPGTFRQREPDGVAEVCLATVPEALHAAVRLAASQCPVAAIRVIESDAGYGEPAIVDPAPSPAEVGRHAAKDHHNPGGHDGTV
- a CDS encoding SDR family oxidoreductase yields the protein MGRFEGKVAVVTGAGAGIGKACALAIAREGGRVAVADIDASAATACTAQIAAEAGHALTLAMDIADAQAVAALFETAERHFGGVDLLVNNASAMHLTPRDRAILDLDLAVWDETMATNLRGTLLCCRQAIPRMIARGGGAIVNMSSCQGLSGDTALTSYAASKAAMNMLSASLATQYGHAQIRCNAVAPGLIMTERLLAKLDECMQRHLRRHQLLAHVGRPEDVAALVAFLLSDDAAFITGQVVCIDGGMLTHVPTYADGGNSRAARPASDTADAASAPGR